CAGCGCAGGTTAGTCAGAAAGAACTGCAACAATTTGCTAACGCAGTCAAAAAACTACAACCTATCCAAGAGAACGCCCAAAATCAGATTGTTCAAGCAATTCAACAGGAAGATTTGAGCGAAAAACGGTTTGGGGAAATTTACCAATCGCGCCGAAATCCTCAAGCGCAGCCTACAGCCAAAATTACCCCTGACGAAAACAAGAAATTCGATCAAGCCAACGCCAAAATCGAAAAAATTGAGCAGTCCACCCAAGGGCAAATGGAGCAAGCTGTCAAGGGGGAAGGTTTAGATATCCAGCGATTTAATCAAATCTTTCTCACCCTGAGACAAAATCCAGACTTACTGCAAAAAGTGCGAGAAATGATTAAGACTGCTGGCTAATTAGTGGCTAGTGGTTAGAGGCTAGTGGCTAGTGGCTAGTGGCTAGACAAAGATTCTAGTCACCAGCCACCAGTCACTAGTCACAAGGCAAAGATTCTAGTCACCAGCCACCAGTCACTAGTCACAAGGCAAAGATTCTAGTCACCAGCCACCAGTCACTAGTCACTAGACTACAGCCAATTCCCTACCAAAACGTAGGGTGCCCAGTAAACTGGATGGCGATAGCGTGGGTTTTGTAGTAGAGCAAGTTGAGCGCGGCGGAGTGCCTCGGCTTTTGTCATCTCAGCCGTAGATAGCTCCTGGTAGAACTGACTCATGAGCGGTACGGTAGCAGCATCGCTGACATACCAGAGAGTTGCCAAGGTACTACGCGCCCCGGCTCTGACCGCGACTCCAGCCATACCGAGAGCAGCGCGTCTATCTCCAGCAACAGTACGACAGCCGCTCAATACCAGAAGTTCGATCGCATTTGGTCGTTCTAAGTCCGAGCTAGGTTCGCGTACCCGCAGCAGTTCGTCTAACTGCTTAACATTGATCGGTCCATCCCAAGCGAGAATATATGTCTGATCGGCTTGCGAACCAAACTGAGCGTGACTGGCAATATGGACGATGGAAAAAGGCAGAGATTTAATTTGGTTTCTCAGCGATGTGCTAGTGAAATTTTGATTGAGTAACTCTCTTCCTGGCACTTCCGAGCGAATTTGATTCAGCTCTAAGGCTACATTCGTCAGCGCTGGATAATCTCCTCGTGGTTCGGTCAGTCCAGCAGTCAAGGCTCTCAAACGCTCTCGGCTTAAAGGCTGGGGCTGGAGTAATTCTAGACTGGGCGTGAGAGCAACGCTATATTTTTGGACGAGAAACTGTTTGCCATCGTGCAGAGCCGCCATTGGTAGTTTCTGCAAGGAAATATCTAGCACGAATACCAAAGTTGTTACACCACTTTTTTCAATATCGGCAGCGGCGGGTCGGATCAACCAGTCATAAACTTGTTGGGAGAGAGTCAAAAAGTCTTGAGAGTAGCGGATAACCAAATTTTGCCGTAACTGGTCGATCGCGCTTTCGACTTGAGTGCGCGGTAAAGCCGTAGCATAATGACGCAAAGGTTGCTTGGGCAAGCTGACAATAACTTCCAAACGGTCTTCTAAAATCACCGGATAGATCACAGCCGCTTGAGGATCGACGCGATCGATTTGAGTTGGCTGGGTATCTAAACAAGCTGCTCGAAAGAAATCGACGAGTTCGGCAGCTTTGAGAGATTCAAAGACGGTACGAGCTTGGTTGAGATTCTCTTGACTCGGTTGAGTGCCATCATCTTGCAACAGCAACCCGACAAACTGCCGATACACCGGTTCTACGCTCTCGCGAAAAGA
This window of the Chroococcidiopsis thermalis PCC 7203 genome carries:
- a CDS encoding DUF4168 domain-containing protein codes for the protein MKARYLSFIGMAIAVALSGGAAWAQSGSVPKEIQLSQTDSPSQNPTQPTQPSQSQPPTQKPAPAQVSQKELQQFANAVKKLQPIQENAQNQIVQAIQQEDLSEKRFGEIYQSRRNPQAQPTAKITPDENKKFDQANAKIEKIEQSTQGQMEQAVKGEGLDIQRFNQIFLTLRQNPDLLQKVREMIKTAG